The proteins below come from a single Zea mays cultivar B73 chromosome 8, Zm-B73-REFERENCE-NAM-5.0, whole genome shotgun sequence genomic window:
- the LOC100384185 gene encoding uncharacterized protein LOC100384185, whose protein sequence is MGRKKNVAIDDDEYFFPQDDAADPAPPPPAPAAADKEKSKKGGKKGKKGGKAAAPDDDDYEPPPPPPPAADEDDDGEPINLVFTGKKKKKKGATPAAPFSAFSALGEEGEDQDEEDPAPSAAAEPEAINDPAEDDDDVVDFDFSKAKKKKKKDKGPRSAPAKDEDVEPAPPPPPVAEEEDEEPPVIAAAAAKKPQKKKKKKGAFMMDGENVDQILAGMEDPQLMDEPEPEEVKAQDSVAAPDADDATGKKSKKKKKKGGFTMDVDGEEFDQILAVIDDLPPPEEEPEPKDPKDEGTAATAALVDDAEGKKSKKKKKKSGRTAKEEEELDKILAELDGVPPVEEDKPTQAPQSAALAKEDVGAAEDGNVEDKAEEGGEVESAAAKKKKKKKEKEKEKKAAAKGAESKKGEEQEAPKGKVDMKKLPKHVREMQEALARRKEAEERQKREEEERLRKEEEERLRREEEERKAEEAKRRRKEREKEKLLKKKQEGKLLTGKQKEEAKRLEAMRRQFLEQSELQKAEDAAPETKKRPIYDSKKKKAQSKATETAKVVEEQQEELNEVNNDEEEYVLVDQESQSQVEESDEKTEPDQETEEPKPEEDEEDEDEWDAKSWDDIDVNLPKISAFDEEEAKPIVKKAEPVQKQENNKAQPAIPAAKKLVPSVADSKKSETDDVGASNGNVKRHKKKGPVKEDNSKSGSDLRSPICCILGHVDTGKTKLLDCIRRTNVQEGEAGGITQQIGATYFPTENIRERTRELKADATLKVPGLLVIDTPGHESFSNLRSRGSSLCDIAILVVDIMHGLEPQTIESLNLLKSRDAVFIVALNKVDRLYGWKKCPNAPIVKALKQQNEDVKREFNMRLTDIVTQFKMQGVNTALYYKNKEMEDTFNIVPTSAVSGEGIPDLLLLLVQWTQKTMEEKLTFVDEVQCTVLEVKVVEGHGTTIDVVLVNGILHEGDQIVVCGMQGPIVTTVRALLTPHPMRELRVKGTYIHHKEIRAAQGVKISAQGLEHAIAGTALYVLGPDDDLDKLNEAVMEEMTRVRSRIDRSGEGVYVQASTLGSLEALTEFLKSPAVNIPFCDFSIGPVHKKDVMKASVMLERKKEYATILAFDVKVMPDARDLAEESGVRIFVADIIYHLFDQFTAYIKNLKEEKKKESAEEAVFPCVLKIMPNCVFNKKDPIVLGVDVLEGIAKVGTPLCIPSKEFIDIGKIASVEINHKQVDMATKGQKVAIKIIANNSDEQQRSFGRHFDMEDELVSRISRRSIDILKQNYREDLTTEDWKLVVKLKSILKIQ, encoded by the exons ATGGGGCGCAAGAAGAACGTCGCCATCGACGACGACGAGTACTTCTTTCCGCAGGACGACGCGGCCGACCCAGCCCCGCCCCCGcccgcccccgccgccgccgacaaAGAGAAGTCCAAGAAGGGCGGCAAGAAGGGAAAGAAGGGGGGCAAGGCTGccgcgcccgacgacgacgactacgagccccctcccccgccgccgccggccgccgaCGAGGACGATGACGGCGAGCCCATCAACCTCGTCTTCaccggcaagaaaaagaagaagaagggcgccACTCCCGCCGCTCCCTTCAGCGCCTTCAGCGCCCTCGGCGAGGAGGGCGAGGACCAGGATGAGGAGGACCCCGCCCCGTCTGCCGCAGCCGAGCCGGAGGCCATCAACGATCCGGCGGAGGACGACGATGACGTCGTCGATTTCGATTTCAGCAAggccaagaagaaaaagaagaaggacaagGGACCTCGCTCGGCACCTGCCAAAGACGAGGATGTCGAGCCTGCTCCGCCACCCCCACCTGTGGCtgaggaggaggatgaggagCCCCCAGTGATTGCCGCAGCAGCTGCGAAGAAGccgcagaagaagaagaaaaagaagggtgCGTTTATGATGGATGGTGAGAATGTCGACCAGATCCTTGCGGGGATGGAGGATCCTCAGCTCATGGATGAGCCTGAACCAGAGGAGGTGAAAGCTCAGGATTCTGTGGCTGCCCCTGATGCGGATGATGCCACGGGAAAGAaatcaaagaagaagaaaaagaagggagGGTTTACGATGGATGTGGATGGTGAGGAGTTTGACCAGATCCTTGCAGTTATAGATGACCTTCCGCCTCCTGAGGAGGAGCCTGAGCCCAAGGACCCCAAGGATGAGGGTACTGCAGCTACTGCTGCCCTTGTGGATGATGCTGAAGGGAAGAaatcgaagaagaaaaagaagaaaagtGGAAGGACAGCGAAGGAAGAAGAGGAGTTGGACAAGATTCTTGCTGAGCTTGATGGAGTCCCTCCAGTGGAGGAGGACAAACCCACTCAGGCACCACAATCTGCTGCTTTGGCCAAGGAGGACGTTGGTGCTGCAGAGGATGGTAATGTGGAGGACAAAGCTGAGGAAGGAGGAGAGGTGGAATCTGCTGCtgccaagaagaagaagaagaagaaggaaaaggagAAGGAGAAAAAGGCTGCAGCAAAGGGAGCGGAGTCTAAGAAAGGGGAGGAGCAAGAGGCACCTAAAGGCAAGGTTGACATGAAGAAGCTCCCTAAACATGTTCGTGAGATGCAGGAAGCACTTGCCAGAAGGAAGGAAGCTGAGGAGCGACAAAAGAGAGAGGAGGAAGAGCGATTGCGGAAGGAGGAGGAAGAGCGTCTGCGACGTGAGGAGGAGGAGAGGAAAGCAGAGGAAGCAAAGAGGAGGAGGAAGGAGAGGGAAAAGGAGAAGCTGCTCAAGAAGAAACAGGAGGGTAAACTCTTGACTGGGAAGCAGAAGGAGGAAGCAAAGAGGTTAGAAGCCATGAGGAGACAGTTTCTTGAGCAGAGTGAACTCCAAAAGGCTGAGGATGCTGCCCCTGAGACCAAGAAGAGGCCAATATATGATTCTAAGAAAAAGAAAGCTCAATCAAAGGCCACAGAGACTGCAAAAGTAGTCGAAGAACAACAGGAAGAACTCAATGAAGTTAACAATGACGAGGAAGAATATGTGCTCGTGGATCAGGAATCTCAATCTCAGGTTGAGGAATCTGATGAGAAAACTGAACCTGACCAGGAGACTGAAGAGCCAAAACCAGAAGAGGACGAGGAAGATGAGGATGAGTGGGATGCAAAGAGCTGGGATGATATTGATGTCAACTTGCCTAAGATAAGCGCTTTTGATGAGGAAGAGGCAAAGCCTATTGTCAAGAAGGCTGAGCCTGTCCAGAAGCAGGAGAATAATAAAGCTCAACCTGCAATTCCTGCTGCCAAAAAGCTTGTTCCTTCTGTTGCAGACTCTAAAAAGAGTGAAACTGATGATGTGGGTGCCAGTAATGGAAATGTTAAGAGGCACAAAAAGAAAGGACCTGTGAAAGAGGATAACTCTAAGAGTGGTAGTGACCTCAGATCACCAATCTGCTGCATCCTTGGGCACGTCGATACTGGAAAGACAAAGCTACTAGATTGTATTAGGCGCACTAATGTCCAAGAAGGCGAAGCTGGGGGTATTACCCAACAGATCGGAGCAACATACTTCCCTACTGAAAACATTAGAGAGAGAACTAGGGAGTTGAAAGCTGATGCTACACTCAAGGTTCCAGGCCTGCTTGTTATTGATACCCCTGGGCATGAGTCGTTCAGTAATCTGCGTTCGAGAGGTTCAAGTTTGTGTGATATTGCCATTTTAGTTGTTGACATCATGCATGGGCTTGAACCTCAGACAATTGAATCCCTGAATCTTTTGAAGAGTCGAGATGCAGTGTTCATTGTTGCTTTGAATAAG GTTGATCGTCTCTATGGTTGGAAGAAATGTCCAAATGCTCCTATTGTGAAGGCTTTAAAACAACAAAATGAAGATGTTAAGAGGGAGTTCAATATGAGACTCACAGAT ATTGTTACACAATTCAAGATGCAAGGAGTGAATACTGCTTTGTACTACAAgaacaaggagatggaagataccTTTAACATAGTGCCTACGAGTGCTGTAAG TGGTGAAGGTATTCCTGATTTGCTTCTGTTACTGGTTCAATGGACTCAGAAGACAATGGAAGAAAAACTCACTTTTGTTGATGAAGTCCAG TGTACTGTACTGGAAGTCAAGGTTGTTGAAGGCCATGGTACTACAATTGATGTTGTTTTGGTCAATGGTATACTCCATGAAGGAGATCAAATAGTTGTTTGTGGCATGCAG GGACCCATTGTGACAACTGTCAGGGCTTTGTTAACACCACACCCAATGAGAGAGCTTCGAGTTAAG GGCACCTACATACATCATAAGGAGATCAGAGCTGCACAAGGAGTCAAAATATCTGCTCAG GGTCTCGAACATGCAATTGCAGGGACAGCCCTTTACGTGTTAGGACCTGATGATGATTTAGACAAACTGAATGAAGCTGTTATGGAAGAGATGACACGGGTTAGGAGCCGGATTGACAGGAGTGGTGAAGGTGTCTATGTACAGGCATCTACCCTTGGGTCTTTGGAAGCTCTCACTGAGTTCTTGAAGAGCCCTGCTGTGAATATTCCCTTCTGTGATTTCAGTATAGGGCCAGTGCATAAGAAGGATGTTATGAAGGCTAGTGTCATGCTTGAGAGAAAGAAAGAATATGCAACTATCTTGGCCTTTGATGTCAAAGTGATGCCTGATGCCCGCGATCTCGCAGAAGAGTCCGGTGTGAGGATCTTTGTGGCAGATATAATATACCATCTGTTTGATCAATTTACAGCATACATTAAGAACCTCAAggaagagaagaagaaagaaagcgCTGAAGAAGCTGTGTTCCCTTGTGTTCTTAAGATTATGCCAAACTGTGTCTTCAACAAGAAGGACCCAATCGTTTTGGGTGTTGATGTCCTTGAAGGAATAGCCAAG GTGGGAACTCCTCTCTGCATACCCAGTAAAGAATTTATTGATATTGGGAAGATTGCCTCAGTTGAAATCAACCACAAGCAAGTTGATATGGCTACAAAAGGCCAAAAGGTTGCTATTAAG ATTATTGCGAACAATTCTGATGagcagcagaggagcttcggcaGACACTTTGATATGGAAGATGAGCTTGTCAGCCGGATATCAAGAAGATCTATTGATATTTTGAAACAGAACTACAGG GAGGATTTGACAACTGAAGACTGGAAACTTGTTGTAAAGTTGAAATCAATATTGAAGATACAATGA